One window of the Perca flavescens isolate YP-PL-M2 chromosome 5, PFLA_1.0, whole genome shotgun sequence genome contains the following:
- the arrdc3a gene encoding arrestin domain-containing protein 3a, whose amino-acid sequence MVLGKVKSFTVSYDCLNDSNVPVFSSGDCVSGRVIIEVTGEIRVKSLKIHAKGFAKVRWTESRNAGSNTAYTQNYTEEVEYLNHKDILIGHERDDDNSEEGLTTIHSGRHEYAFSLELPQIPLATSFEGKHGSVRYWVKAELHRPWLLPMKTKKEFTVFEHIDINTPLLLSPQAGTKDKTLCCWFCTSGPISLSAKIERKGYTPGESIQIFAEIENCSSRMVVPKAAIYQTQTFYAKGKMKEVKQLVANLRGESLSSGKTETWSGKMLKIPPVSPSILDCNIIRVEYSLMVYVDIPGAINLSLNLPLVIGTIPLHSFGSRTSSVSSQCSMSWLGMGLPERPEAPPSYAEIVTEEQRQSSLDVPAARQELDGPLFAYIHEFRFQPPPLYSEVDPNPEHARRTEERRLDACPSR is encoded by the exons ATGGTGCTAGGAAAGGTAAAGAGCTTCACAGTAAGCTACGACTGTCTCAATGACAGCAATGTCCCCGTCTTCTCCAGCGGGGACTGCGTCTCAGGGAGGGTGATCATCGAAGTCACCGGAGAAATCCGCGTCAAGTCTCTCAAAATCCACGCGAAAGGATTTGCTAAAGTTCGGTGGACCGAATCGAGAAATGCTGGATCCAACACCGCCTACACGCAAAACTACACAGAAGAAGTGGAATATCTGAATCACAAAGATATTTTGATTGGGCACGAGAGAG ACGATGACAACTCTGAGGAAGGACTCACCACTATCCATTCAGGAAGACATGAGTATGCATTCAGCCTCGAGCTTCCACAGAT ACCTCTGGCTACCTCTTTTGAAGGGAAACATGGCAGTGTGCGCTATTGGGTAAAGGCAGAACTCCACAGGCCATGGCTCCTGCCCATGAAGACCAAGAAGGAATTTACAGTCTTTGAGCACATTGACATCAACACTCCATTATTGCTG tcaCCACAGGCCGGCACAAAAGACAAGACGCTTTGCTGTTGGTTCTGCACCTCAGGTCCTATTTCCCTAAGTGCCAAAATTGAAAGGAAGGGATACACCCCAG GAGAGTCGATCCAGATCTTTGCCGAGATTGAGAACTGCTCTTCTCGCATGGTGGTGCCAAAGGCGGCCATCTACCAGACCCAGACCTTCTATGCCAAAGGGAAGATGAAGGAGGTCAAGCAGCTGGTGGCCAACCTGCGGGGTGAGTCTCTGTCCTCGGGCAAAACGGAGACCTGGAGCGGCAAGATGCTGAAGATCCCACCTGTCTCACCCTCCATCCTGGACTGCAACATTATCCGAGTGGAGTACTCCCTCATG GTTTACGTGGACATACCTGGGGCGATAAACCTGTCCCTGAACCTGCCCCTGGTCATCGGAACCATCCCTCTCCACTCCTTCGGCTCCCGTACCTCAAGTGTCAGCAGCCAGTGCAGCATGAGCTGGCTGGGCATGGGTCTGCCTGAGAGGCCTGAAG CTCCACCAAGCTATGCAGAAATTGTGACTGAAGAGCAGAGGCAGAGCAGTCTGGATGTCCCAGCAGCCCGCCAGGAGCTGGACGGCCCTCTCTTCGCCTACATTCACGAGTTCCGCTTCCAGCCTCCTCCTCTGTACTCCGAG GTCGATCCTAACCCAGAACATGCCAGACGTACCGAGGAGCGCCGGCTCGACGCCTGTCCATCGCGCTGA